In Verrucomicrobiota bacterium, a single genomic region encodes these proteins:
- a CDS encoding DUF3782 domain-containing protein, translating to QMKETDRQMKATDRQMKATDRQLKQTDLQIKELGKQIGGLGNKFGDFAEGMARPSLMEILSKRFGVEQIIETRRVRKGDDEIEIDLIGASNGEAKTVVAAEVKSVLNQRELEKFIRNLGRFFEFFPQFRGYKLYGVLAAVESSKEMDEATLARGICLARMHGEVFRLKLPARFRPKDFSA from the coding sequence ACAAATGAAGGAGACCGATCGACAAATGAAAGCAACCGATCGACAAATGAAAGCAACCGATCGGCAGTTGAAGCAAACCGATCTCCAGATCAAAGAGCTCGGCAAGCAGATTGGCGGCCTGGGCAACAAGTTTGGTGATTTCGCCGAAGGAATGGCTCGGCCTTCGTTGATGGAGATACTGAGCAAACGCTTCGGCGTGGAGCAGATCATCGAGACACGGCGTGTGCGCAAGGGCGACGACGAAATCGAGATCGACTTGATTGGCGCAAGCAATGGTGAGGCGAAGACCGTCGTGGCCGCCGAAGTGAAAAGCGTTTTGAACCAGCGAGAATTGGAGAAATTCATTCGAAATCTAGGCAGATTCTTCGAATTCTTCCCCCAATTCAGAGGCTACAAACTTTACGGCGTGCTCGCCGCGGTAGAGAGCAGCAAGGAAATGGACGAAGCCACGTTGGCCCGCGGCATCTGCCTGGCGCGGATGCATGGTGAGGTTTTCCGACTCAAACTGCCCGCCCGGTTTCGTCCCAAAGATTTTTCGGCATGA